A single region of the Vicia villosa cultivar HV-30 ecotype Madison, WI linkage group LG4, Vvil1.0, whole genome shotgun sequence genome encodes:
- the LOC131596969 gene encoding thaumatin-like protein 1b, whose translation MSLGFICFTIFLSILFAYASGATVTIINGGDETIWPAVYTEKGDTVNPTGIKLDSDQQYDLTVPDSWSGTIWARTGCTGDPNSDFHCEVGDCGTKKMECLESKPQPPATQVKLNLVPKGGSSSYEVDMKDGFGVSVTVTPFETSCQKVMCIQNLDDDCPNWLAVYSSEGRKIGCKSPCFFTKEPKYCCTGEFASPQKCDNNQYTELLDNKCPDVVSNAFDGSHFTCSGGTSFFILFN comes from the coding sequence ATGAGTCTAGGGTTTATATGTTTCACAATATTTCTTAGCATTTTGTTTGCATATGCTAGTGGAGCTACTGTGACAATTATAAATGGTGGTGATGAAACAATTTGGCCAGCTGTTTATACAGAAAAAGGAGATACAGTGAATCCCACTGGAATCAAATTGGATTCTGACCAACAATATGACCTTACAGTTCCTGATTCATGGTCAGGTACAATATGGGCTAGAACTGGTTGCACTGGAGACCCCAACAGTGATTTTCATTGTGAAGTTGGAGACTGTGGTACCAAAAAGATGGAGTGTTTGGAAAGTAAGCCACAACCTCCTGCAACTCAAGTGAAGTTAAATTTGGTTCCAAAAGGTGGTAGTAGTTCCTATGAAGTTGACATGAAAGATGGCTTTGGTGTGTCTGTTACTGTGACCCCATTTGAAACCAGTTGCCAGAAAGTTATGTGCATCCAAAATTTGGATGATGATTGTCCTAATTGGTTGGCTGTGTATAGTAGTGAAGGGAGAAAGATTGGTTGCAAGAGTCCATGTTTTTTCACTAAGGAGCCAAAGTATTGTTGCACTGGAGAATTTGCTTCACCTCAAAAATGTGACAATAATCAATACACAGAGCTTTTGGATAATAAATGTCCAGATGTTGTTTCTAATGCTTTTGATGGATCTCATTTTACATGTTCTGGAGGGACTagctttttcattttatttaactgA
- the LOC131599013 gene encoding thaumatin-like protein 1b has protein sequence MSLGFICFTIFLSILFAYASGATVTIINGGDETIWPAVYTEKGDTVNPTGIKLDSDQQYDLTVPDSWSGTIWARTGCTGDPNSDFHCEVGDCGTKKMECLESKPQPPATQVKLNLVPKGGSSSYEVDMKDGFGVSVTVTPFETSCQKVMCIQNLDDDCPNWLAVYSSEGRKIGCKSPCFFTKEPKYCCTGEFASPEKCDNNQYTELLDNKCPDVVSNAFDGSHFACSGGTSFFILFN, from the coding sequence ATGAGTCTAGGGTTTATATGTTTCACAATATTTCTTAGCATTTTGTTTGCATATGCTAGTGGAGCTACTGTGACAATTATAAATGGTGGTGATGAAACAATTTGGCCAGCTGTTTATACAGAAAAAGGAGATACAGTGAATCCCACTGGAATCAAATTGGATTCTGACCAACAATATGACCTTACAGTTCCTGATTCATGGTCAGGTACAATATGGGCTAGAACTGGTTGCACTGGAGACCCCAACAGTGATTTTCATTGTGAAGTTGGAGACTGTGGTACCAAAAAGATGGAGTGTTTGGAAAGTAAGCCACAACCTCCTGCAACTCAAGTGAAGTTAAATTTGGTTCCAAAAGGTGGTAGTAGTTCCTATGAAGTTGACATGAAAGATGGCTTTGGTGTGTCTGTTACTGTGACCCCATTTGAAACCAGTTGCCAGAAAGTTATGTGCATCCAAAATTTGGATGATGATTGTCCTAATTGGTTGGCTGTGTATAGTAGTGAAGGGAGAAAGATTGGTTGCAAGAGTCCATGTTTTTTCACTAAGGAGCCAAAGTATTGTTGCACTGGAGAATTTGCTTCACCTGAAAAATGTGACAATAATCAATACACAGAGCTTTTGGATAATAAATGTCCAGATGTTGTTTCTAATGCTTTTGATGGATCTCATTTTGCATGTTCTGGAGGGACTagctttttcattttatttaactgA